CTTTGTTGAGTTAAGGTCTGTGAAAAAGGTTGgacatttcccatcatgttgGAGTCCACGAATTCAACacaggtctgagtgtgtgtctgtgattctgagAGTGTAGAGCCATGCTTGCATCACTATACACATCAATGTGTTGGTGTGAGACTTTGTCTGTGTAAGCATGTGTGTATTTGCTTGTGTCTGAGTGTCAACAACAGCGGCAGTCTTATGTTGtatcttctgtttttttgtgaattgtgtgtgtgagtgtgttactTTTGGATTCCCTCAGAGAcatgtaatatataatatataaatgtgtGTAATGCTAGATTATGGTTATGTGTGGGCGGATCACTGCTGACCAGAGTAAGTCCCCACAAGAGCCAACCTGTACGACAGAGGTTGAAGGTTTGTGTTGTTGGAAAAGACAGGAACTGCTTGGCTGCTTCAAGTGATTGGATGTGTCATGATGAGACAACACTTGTTGACTCAGTGAGGACACACAACAAGGTCAGGGGTTCCTTTAACATCTTCACTCAACAATTTGACAACATGGCAAAGAAGAACCGTCACGCTGCAAACACTTCAGGATTGTCTTCACATCAAATTCCAGCAAAGACACCATGAATGCCCAGAACACCAGCAGCTTTGGTTCCGTCACACATCTCACAATCAAACAGTATGTACTGCCTCTGTCACTCACCTAGACCATTGACAAGCAAGGTCATGAAGCTTAACCTGACATGCAGACTgaacacacagactcacacacaggcGAGCACACAACCCTCCCACAACTCTTACGACACCTCCACCACACCtccacacgtacacacacgcaGCAGACCTCAGCTATAACAGTCTGGCTTCCTCTCTCGGTCCAGACAGGGGGCAGCAGGTGAGAGCTGGTTAGTTCTGACTCTCTTGCTGTGAGCGCTCTGGACCAGCAGACCTGACTGAAGTGGTCTTCACTGACTCTGGACCAGCAGAGGCTTCTGTTCTCAGGTTCTGCTCCTGTCTGATCATGTGAAGCCTTTCATCAGAGCCTCGCTGGTGACTGATGACTCTTCACGTTGAGAGTGATGAGCAGCGTCAGCAAAGCTCACTGATCCAACAGACACAGTTGATTTTATTCTCTCTCAAACACTGAGCTTCAACACAGAGAAGAGAGTCACGGAGAGATAGTGGTGCAGCTTCACTGCTCTGCTGCAGATgtctgcgctctctctctctctctctctctctctctctctctctctctctctctctgcctctaaACTCTGGCACTCTCACAGATGTgaccaaatgtgtgtgtgtgtgtgtgactgtacaGTTCCATATCACACCGCCATTTCTTCTGGATCTGGATTTAATAATTCAAACGACTCCTGTTCATTCACACTTGTGTGCACTTACTGACTTCTTTGTGTTCTGTCCATGCTTGTGTTCATTCAAGTTGTGAAGAGACTCATCTGTTTCTTTCTCAGAGTCACAGGCATGAGCCTCTCTGATCCTGCCAGTAACCTGACCACCGGTGTGCCCCGAGACTCCCTGACCGTGGCCTTAGTGAAGAATTTGTTCACTGTGGTCCTCAgcatctccatcatcttcatcaatgGGACGTTGATCCACACCTTCAGACAGCACCAGgtcagtaaccctaaccctaagtcAGCTCGATCCAGAACCAGCCTTCATGTGTTCTCTTGTGTTTCCAGGTCCTAAACTCCAACCCACGCTACATCCTCTACATCCACCTGGTGGCCAACGACATCATCCTGCTCACAATGATCACACTCTTGCTGTTGATAAGCTACACACTTCTCAGAGTCAACGCCTCCATCTGCATGTTCATGATCATTGTCGCAGTGCTCGCCAACTTGAACAACCCTTTCACTCTGGCTGCCATGGCGCTGGAGTGCTACGTGGCCATCTGCTTCCCGCTGCGCCACGTGCAGATCTGCACCGTCAACAACACCTACGTGGTGATCGGACTGGTGTGGGTGATCAGCTCGCTCACCATCCTGCCAGACCTCTTTGTCGTCTTGGCGACAGAGTCTCTGGACTTCTTTCACTCTGGCATTTTCTGCATCCGAGATAAAATGTTCCGGAGCCCAGAGCTGAAAGAGAAGCGGGACATTTCCTTCATGGTGCTCCTCGTCCTTGTCTGGCTCACTCTGGTCTACGCCTACTTCAACATTCTGTGTGCAGCGCGTGGTGCCACCAGCGACGCCAGGAAAGCCAGGAACACCGTCCTGCTTCATGGGTTCCAGCTCTCGCTTTGCATGCTGAACTACACCCACAGCCACATCACCAGCGGACTGATCGCTCTGTTACCACAGGCCATCACAgacatcctcttcatcaccagcatCCTGCTCCAGGCGCTGCCAAGGCTGGTCAATCCACTCGTCTATGGTCTCAGAGACAAAACCATCCGCAAGTGTGTGAAGAGAAGTCTGTGTGGTGCTGGAAGAGACGGCGCCATCCAGAGGAAAGATGAAGAGAGGCCTGCAGGGGGCCACGCTCGCTGATGGCTGCagcgttgctgctgctgtttcgcTGCAAGAGCTGAATGAATGTTTCCAGTCACTGAAAattgaacaataataaaaagaaagaagtgaagACAACAGTGTTGTTTGTTGAGGGGGACTAATGTCATACCAACTCTTTACAAAAACACTCGACAAGCTTCACAAGCACAGAGAGATCTGCCAGAGTGCAGAAGCGGCCTACAAGTGCCTTGTACTGGCTGTGCTTTCTGGCTCCAGACGCCCTTCAGTCTTCCCCCCGGCTGTATTTGTGATGGAAGTTCCCCAACCAGTGCAGCAGGCGGCGCTGTTTCACAACCACAGTGGTAAAACCCTCAGCATCTTGAACACGTACATTTATTGAGGTTTCACAAATTATAGAGAAGGACTTGTGACACGAGCAGATCACAAACATCTGTGTCTCTCGTCCTGTGAAATAATAATCGACTGACGGCATAAGCACAGTTTTAGTTTTCTGGTGAATTCAGCCGTGTGGCGTCATCAGCCAGAGAACAACTGCAAACTACTAACAGTTGACAAAGTGCACATCGGCAAGATTcggaacaggaagtgagagcTGGGTCCGACCCCCATCAACATCAGAAACTAACACCTCATTTTCTTGAGTGAAGAAGACCTGACCATAAGGAAACAGAGTCTGCCGCATGCTGTAACTGCGATATAGGTAAGAAAAATGAGACCAACAGCTCTGTCACAGAAAACCATCATTTGATCAACACCAGCTGCATGACTTCCAGCACAAAGTCCTTtccagagaacaaaaaaaaagcttcaattTTGCCTGTAAATTTTTTCAGTAAATCCAACGGCTACTCACTGAGGTTGGTCAGGTGACATGCGCTACTGCAACTCTcaaaagaacaatgaaaatggaaagaaaacagaacgCAAGTGTGAAATCTCCATCACAGATAGAGTCCCCTGCTTATGAAGCGCTTGGTTCTTTTGCTGTCTGGTTTTCACTCCATTCTACTTGGAATTGATGATTTCCTTTTGTGCACTTTTCTTTTAGCGCTGCAGAGCTTGATTCTCATCTTTTTTGAGTTTACTGTTATTCCAGGGATAAACCCAGGTACTGTGATTTGTTTCTGGTGTCTTGACATGGTCATCTGCATCAGCATCAGGCTCCAGATGTTATCTCTAGACCTCAACACAGAGAAGAGAGTCAAGGAGAGACAGTGGTGCAGCTTCACTGCTCTGCTGCAGACTTCtgagttctctctctctctctctcactctctctctctcggagtgcatgctgggagcgaGGTGCGTGAGTGGGTGTCCTGAGCGAGTGGATTTTttgtactttatttcatttagtGTTAATTAATAAATAGTAACTTCACCGGTGTATTGTTTCCAGATCAAGTTAGTAGCTCACTTTggtgccttttctttttttacttaaattatttgcttttactctCGTTTTTAACATCTCACACAACACCATGAATGGTTTTAAAGTGGGAGTTTTAAACATTaatggagggagagaaaagaacaaatatttatgagacaatgaaactgaaaaagacAGATGTCCTTTTAATCCAAGAGACGCACAGTGATTTTAGCAACAaagcagactggaggagggCGTGGGAAGGGAAAGCCATTTTAAGTCATAACACTTCTCTTATTAGAGGAgtaggcttcctcttctccagggctttTTACCCCAACTCACTGGAGGTCCAGAATGTCATCAAGGGCAGGTTGCTTCTGATCAAAGCCGGTTCGACCATTTTAAGGCTGTTTTTATCAACGTCTACGCTCCAGCAACcggtgcagagaggaggcagttttttatgaatgttaaaGATGTTTTAAAAACTGCAGTACGGAGGATGTTTTATTCTTGGGGGACAGAAAAAGATGGCATTAGCCAGCCTGTTAGACAGGAAAGTACAGGGTGCACTCAGGTCAGGTCAGGTCCCGGTTCCAGACCATCAAGGAGATGGATGCTCCGACGAGCTTCTCCTTCGGCCTGGAGAGAGGATCGGACAGGGGAGAGTGGTCCATGCGGCGTTATCCGATACGGGCCAGGAACTCACAGAACCACGCCCGATTCGGGAGCAGGCGGTGAGTTTCTCCTCGTCACTGTATACCAGCGAGCGTGCTCGGGGCCCACACCACTGGAGGGTTTCTGTCAAGAACTGTTTCAGGTGTTGGCGGAGCAGAACTCCAACCTAGAGGAACCCCTCCGGATGGAGGAACTGGAAGCCGGCCTGCAGAACATGCAGGGCGGGCGGGCTCCTGGCATAGCTGGACTCACCACCGAATTTTACAGAATCCATGACACTCTTAATGTGAGTCTGATTTTCATAGATAGACACAGTCACTCATATATTCAAAATTGGATGAAAATTTTGATCAATATTGTGACTCCACTtgcatcttcatcctctcatgTTGATTCATTCATCGTTTTCTGAAGTGAGAGTTCTGCTTCCATCATGACTCGGTGCAGACTGGACTCGATCTCAGTCGTGTTTCTCTCTCAGAGGCACACACAGGAGCCACTCGGTTGCTGCCAGTAACCTGACCACCAGCCTGCCCCAGGACTCCGTGTCCACGGCCATAGTGAAGAACATGATCACTGTGGTCCTCAGCATCTCCAATCGTCAATGGGAGGTTGATCCACACCTTCAGACAGCACCAGGTCAGTGTGAAGTCAGCTCGATCCAGAACCAGCCTTCATGTGTCCTCTAGTTTTTCCATGTCCTGAACACCCACACACGCTACATCCTCTACATCCACCTGGTGGCCAACGACATCATCCTGATCGCTGTTAGCAATCACTTACATCACCTTCACCCTCAACGCCTCCATCTGCAGGTGCAGGTGATTCTGCCATTTCACGTTttcaaaaaaaaagccattgtaACTCATTGCAACGGCCTGGTTGTGCTGTCATGATTTATGTGTTGTGCCAGTGATTGTCCACTAGGAGGCATCATCGACCGCCATGAAGGGCAGCGTGTCCTCATTGGTGAAGAGGGCGAGGAGAGCCAGAGTGCAGCGAAAGGAGACAATGATCTTGTAGTGAGGTGTTCACCTCATCACAATATacaaagatgagaaatgagcggtccccacaaagatggtgtgacaaacctctGTGTGTATGCATGCGTGGAGGTGGGCATGTTTTGCTAttcttgtgagtaccaagtcttgacaagccaccttcttgtgaggacattttgcttcgtgaggacatttttgtctGTCCTCGCAACGTTTTATAATAAactaagtttggttcagagtcctggttaaggttagccattttgttttggatggttaagttagtGGTGACAAGCTGAGGAAAgtcagaggtcctcacaaaaatagcaaacaaACGTGCTTGGCGTGTTGTGTTTTGGATGCACTTTGAtctgcagagcatcatgaaCTGTGTGTAGAGGAGAATGACCCTCACAATGACCAGTAGGTGGTGTCCCTCCTCATGGGCGTCAAGTTGCTCACCAGAACTGGAAACGTTCTGATGGAGGGACTGAGGAAGACTTCATGTCTTCATCCAGGAAACTGTGTTCTCCAAAAGTCTGGGCTGCTGCTCTCATGACAGTAGAAGGATGGATTGTGGAGTCGGTTGACAGGAAGTGTTCagcagaagtgaagtgaaggaagATGACTGAGGCAACTTGTCTGAGATCTGCTCCTGAGATGAGGAGGAACGGCCATGTTGTCCAATAGTTGTGATGACGTACGAACGGAACCCCGACCTCCTTGTGTGTCTGGGCTGCAGGTTTACTTGATCCTACACAGCAGGTGGCCCAGCAGGTGCCTCCTGAAGGTTTTGTCCCGGAGCCCGTAGACGATCGGGCTGATGGAACGAGGTAGGATGTACACGACAATGTAGGCGCAAAACAAGATGTGACTGGAGTGTCGGGGAAACCAGAGGCGCAGGAGCTTGGACAGCTGGGGCGCGGCATAGGTGGTcatgcagagcagcagctggaagccGTGCAGGAAGATGGTGTTCCGGGCtttcctggtgtctctgctggcTGACTTGGCTGTGAAGAGAATCATGAAGTACGAATAGAAGAGCGTGACCTACACGATGACCAGCAGCACAGAATAGGTGACGTCCCTCTTCAGGATGATGAGTGGGTGCGGGAAGACGGTGGTTCTGAGACAGAAGATGGATGTGGAGAAGAAGGCCGTGGGCTGAGTCGCTAACGTGAGGAAGAGATCAGGAAGTATAGACAGCAGGCTGGTGGCCCAGATCAGGCTGATCAGCACCAACGTCCTCCTCACCGTGCAGATCCGAACGTGGTGCAGCGGCAGGCAGATGGCGATGTAGCACTCCACCGCCATGCAGGCCAGGTTGAGCGGCGTGTTCTCTGTGGTGAAGAGAGCGAGCAGCACCAGCGTGCAGCAAAAGGAGACATTGATCTTGTAGAGCGTGTAGCTGATGAGGAACAGGGCAATGGACAGGTACACCTGCAGCATGTCATTCACAACCAGGTGGATGAAGAGGATGTAGCGAGGGCTGGTGTAGAAGACCTGCAGAGGAGGGAGTAGAGTTCCTGTGACTTCTGACCTGATAGAAGACATCAAAAGATGATGTCTGATCGGATGACTGCATCTTCATGTAGCTGCAGACCTGGTGTTTGCAGAAGGTGTAAACGAAGGTGGCGTTGACATAGCCGACGGTGAAGCCCAGGACCACCACTATCACGTTCTTGGTCACGGCCAGCGCCAGAGAGTCGCGACTGGGATCCGCCAGAGAGGCATTCATCTTCAAACTGTGAAGAGAGACGTGAGAGTGACGGTGGAGAGTGACAAGACAAGCTGACTGAACTCGACCTCTCGGTGCCGCCTCCCAATTCAGGGATGTTGCAATTTATTCGGGCCACCATGCAACATTGTGTGCTCAGATTACGTGAGCTGACTGCCGGAAGACACTGAAAGGGCAGGTGACTCCATCAAAGGCAGGATTTACTGGCCTCAGATTATGACTGAGTGGAAGGTGGGGTATCAATTTCACACATGGAGACTAGACCTGCGCCCCACACAGAATCTTTGGGGAGTGCTGGAGAAAGCTTGGTGCAGTGACACGTGAAGCATGTTTCCATCAGCATCTGAGTCTCCCCTCTTCTaactgcagctgctgtcatGAGACAAGGCTTTAAGACTGTCAACAAATTACATGTGACGTCTAAAGACATTTTTATCGTTAAGTCAGATTCTGTCAGACATCAAGGTAGAAAAATGTCATTGCCAGACATTTATCTGATAATTGGTGACTcgtgtttagatttgatctgagAATGAGGAAACTTTACTCATCGAGTGTCTGCTTTATTCTGCGCCAGGATCATATATAAACTTCACGTCTGACTCTGGATTGACcctgatatttatttacatttaataatCTACTGGTGGTCACTCATTTTAGCATGGAAATAGTCATTCGCAGAAGTTAACTGACACGCACGCATAAAGTGTAACCACACAATGTCAACGATTCATAGCACAAAGGAGTTTTTTTGTGTCGTTAGAATGACACTGGAGTGAATGTGGCCCTCGTAcagccactctctctctctctctctctctctcgttctctctctttctctcgagcttctcctctcacatacacacacacaggaacctTCTGacctacacacaaacacaatttgaCATTATTCACTAACATGAGAAGACTCCCAAAACATGATCACTTCCAatcaaacacagaaacacacatgtactgactgacacacaaacacaatttcactAGCCGAACACACATAAAGTCTCAACCACTCTCACGCAAACACTTTCATGTGTTTACAACTACACACTTGTCTCTGACAAGAATACTGTCTCTGACAGAATCACTGGCACAAGTCccactgacaaacacaaactAATACACCTTGTGATTGTGGATTTCACCCCAACCaagttaaaacacacacaaagaacatAATGCGACACACAATGTTGCAGTCATTTGTTGTGACCCATATGTTAAGTTGCACTTCACTTCAGTCAAGAGTGGGGTCGCTGACTTCATGGCACTTAAGTGTGGGAGCTGTACACCAGGTGCAGCAGGGACTTCCTGTAGGTCTTCTGAGATTGTTCTTCACCAGAATATGATCTTGAAGTACATGCTCAACTAACAAGATGACAGCGAGACAGACAATGCAGGTGACGTCCTGTTTTCCAGTAATCTGCAGGACTTGAAGATGGCCAGTTCGATCGCCATTCAGCGTCTCGTTCTTCAGCCTTCGTACGAGAGGCTGTTACAGGCAGAGAGAGTGTGGGAGTTTGCCAAGCCACACCAGATTTGTTCTGTGGATTTTGTGAAGGCAAAGGGAAAGTTTGCATTTgccacaggctcagttcaaaataTCTTCTCTGTACGTGGTGGAGGGTCTCTAGTCCAGTGACCTAGACTCCCATCTCGGCCTTTTTTGGATGATGTGTTCTTGCTGGCTATATCGAGCACTGACCATCAGCTCACACTGGGACTGTTTGCAGCTGAGTGTGAAACACCTGCAATGCAGATGAGCACCTGCGAGTCCATGATCTATTGCCAGAAAAGTATGGAATGCCCGTTCAAGAGGTCAGGAGGGACTCATTACccccaggtggaggagtttaagcatctcaggctgaagtcaGGTGAGCAGAAATGGAGTCAGACAGTGACAAATGAATACAAGTGACCAGAATGAGCTTTGAGCTGAGacaccaacacacaaacacagccacATCAAGAGGAGCCAGAGGAGGTGGTTTTGGCATGCCTTCCGGACGTCTCCCTGCAGAGGTGTTATGGGCATGTCCATCTAGGAGGAGGCCAAAGGCCAGATCTAGGATCCGAAGTGAAAAAGAAATCCAACTGACCAACTCGCGTGAGGCAACTGCAACATCAGTCCAATCATGTtagcaaaataacatgcactGTTGTGTAATGGAACATTGACTCTGAAGGTCATTTGAGTGACCCAAGGACTGGATCTGATGACCTGGAGTTGACAAGCAATCTCCAACAGTGACCTCAAGACTCTTCAGTTCCAGGGTAAACGTGAAGATGACAGGAGCTCAGGAGAAGACACTCAGACTCGCCATGCCGGATGATGACTCAGCTGTTTACCTGCAGGTTGTTGTGCAGTCAGAGGAACTCTCAGTGGATCACCTCGCTGAAGGTCAGCTCTGGAGGGAGCCACTTCCTGCCTTCACAATAGCAGCCTCATTACTGCTGTGACCTTCAAGACCTGTCCTCCAGAGACGCTGATGCAACATGTGTTCCTGAAGTTTGACTCCCCAAAGTCTGTCCTCAACTTGTTTCATCATCGGGTGGAAACTCATGTTTGAGACTGAGCTGAGTGACGAAAGAACGATTCGGTCAGAGGAACTGAACAAAGCTGCCTGACCAGAGTAAATCCACACAGGCAAGTGAGGGAGATGACTGAAGCTGGAATCCAGACCATGATCTTCCTGCTGATGGGCTGCACCAGGACTGATGTTCTCTCTCTGGTCCCTACTGTGTGAGTTCACAATGGGACTTCTGCACCCACCACCATGTGTCATGCTGTGTCCAGACGTAGAAGAAATTGGATCTGGACCTTGTGGTCTGTCTGGTTGGCTGTTGAGATCCACCCGACCATGGCCCAGGTCATAGGTCAACACCAAGTAccttctcttgtcctcctctctctctatcACTAACGGTCTCTCCAACTCCTCTGAGATCTTAGACAGATCAACAAGGCTCCTCATCATCTCCCACTCCAGGAGCAACTTTTCAAAGTTCAAGTCCAGGGAGACACCAACAACCTTTCAGACTAATGAAGACCTCCATCACCAGAGACCTCCATGACTCCCACTGCCGATCTcaggaggtcacatgacctgcccaGGCTCTGAGGAGATGCTAATAGATCCCGCtgtgggagagtgtgtgtgagcgagggaAACACTAGGGGGAGTTTAGGAAAGGTCAGATGGTCCCATCATGAGGAGCAAGTATTGCGTCAATACAAACACAAGCCAGCAAAGTTTATCTATGTAGCACCTTTGACAGACAAGGGAAGTCACAACGTGCatcacaaagaaaaacacacatacaaGCGTTAACTTTGTATTAAGAAAACAGCAGTATAGATGGAGTTCAGTTTGCAACTGTTCCAAGTCACTATGAGTTGACGCATAATTCTGCAGTTCATGTCCAAGTGTGCCAGACAGTTTAATAATGTAATCCTTCAAGTCATGAAACCGGCTGCGCtggcagagctggacacgcaggtgaaaacaaCACATTGAGTTCACGCTTCTACTCTCCAACAGACGCTGAATGACTGTGCTTTCCATCTTTTTTGCAGTTGCGAACCTGTCAATATGGCGTGTGGCAGGTAAGGTAACAGCATGGCAGATGTGTTTATGACAACATGACGCCATGATTGATGCCCACATTTGTAAAAGAAACGGTGATGACACCATGTTCAGATGTTGTCTCCTACATGTCCTTTTTTCCACTATCTCTTTTCTAATATTGTTGCTAGATGGTTCAGCATCCTCAAAAAAAGACTAGTTTCAACTTGATCAgggaaacaaaatgcatttcttCTGAAGGTCTGTCATTGTCATTTGTTGACAAAACCGATGCACTGATGACACCTGAGCTGCTCCTAGTCCACCTCCAGGTTTAGTCCAGATCACTTGGAGCTCCCTCTTGAACTCCATCCAGTGGTACCATAGGTCCACATTTTACAGTCTTTAAAAAACATTCAGACTGATTGTTTCTTCACTCAGTTGTGGGTTTGTGTTTTCGCCCTTCTAGGTGGCTGGAACAACAATCCACCAGGTGGCCGGTTCCATAGTGTCTTTGAGCGGCTGACAGTCGGGTGTGAGGTCCAACCAAGGGTACAAAGCAATGTTGCAGCTCAACAACATCTCAGCCGTCATACGTGACCGCAGCTACCTTGCCACACTTTGGTTGTATTGTGCTCTGCTCAAACATAAAGATTTGAAGGTCAACAACTGAGAAGGCTCTCCTGTGATATCTGCCATGCCAGCCTGTTCACTGAGGGCGTACCAGTGTCATTTGAATAACAATGGTGGGCAGTTGGTTCCACCACAGTGAAGGTTGCCACAGCAGCAGAGCGGGTGAGAGGCCAGGTCCCATCAGGGCCAGCACCACCAGTCCGATTTATTAAGAATAATGGGGTCTGCTTTGATCCAAATAAGGTTCAAAA
Above is a window of Synchiropus splendidus isolate RoL2022-P1 chromosome 6, RoL_Sspl_1.0, whole genome shotgun sequence DNA encoding:
- the LOC128760463 gene encoding odorant receptor 131-2-like → MSLSDPASNLTTGVPRDSLTVALVKNLFTVVLSISIIFINGTLIHTFRQHQVLNSNPRYILYIHLVANDIILLTMITLLLLISYTLLRVNASICMFMIIVAVLANLNNPFTLAAMALECYVAICFPLRHVQICTVNNTYVVIGLVWVISSLTILPDLFVVLATESLDFFHSGIFCIRDKMFRSPELKEKRDISFMVLLVLVWLTLVYAYFNILCAARGATSDARKARNTVLLHGFQLSLCMLNYTHSHITSGLIALLPQAITDILFITSILLQALPRLVNPLVYGLRDKTIRKCVKRSLCGAGRDGAIQRKDEERPAGGHAR